In Sparus aurata chromosome 5, fSpaAur1.1, whole genome shotgun sequence, the genomic window GGTACAAACTATTTTGTAAAGATGGATGGATCTGTGGACCCTGTTCAAGTCTGAGAGGGAACATTTGTTGCTTCCCTCTTTCATCTCAATTTAACTTCAGATTATCAGATTTTGTGTAACAAAGTTTCATTATTGTTGCAGCATGATCGAGAGATCTTATTGTCATGAATATAGTCATTCAGTAGTTTAGAAAATACGATTTTGGGAGTTGGTTCAACCTACTTTGAAGTTATATTAGGCAGTCTGGCGAGACAGCCAGACTCAATTATGAAAAGCACGGCCCTAAAATGTCTTGAAGAGTGCAGAAAAGACATCTTCATGATTTGTGGAGTAAAACAAGTCTGCTGGCTTGGCTCTATATTGAGgaataaacattttgaacaaCAGCACTACAGTACAACAACACGATATCCTTTATTCCATGACACAAATCACACCAGGAGGGGGGCAACATCATTTCGTCCTGTAAAAGCAGTTGTGTTATTCCAGTAAACATACAGTGAGTGTCTGGATAACAGGTCAAAAGTGTGTTGTTTGTCAGTTCATCCATGGATTCGACTGGATAAATGTTGTcctccatttttattttcatctctaGCTTGCCGCTCATCCGTGCTTTGGGAATGAGACGAAAACCTTTATAGACACGTCAACATGAAACAGTTTACCTCAACGGGCTGTACCGCTTTAAAGACCCTCCGGACTGAAACAGGCCTGTCAACATTGGGTCAGCACAGACATCAGACATCTCCAAAGGTCAATTCATTTGGTAGCTGAGCAATCCAATCACATTTGGAGGCATCTCCCATTCTTCTGGAGCTTTCTCTCAATCCATTTCCTCTTGGCCagttaggcaaaaaaaaaagacctctgTGTCCACCTACCCCTGACACTCCACCTGACTGTACCGAGGAGGCTGCTCCCAGCTCCATGTGCAGTCTGGAGCCTCCGAGCTGTCCTGGCTGTACAGAGGAGGAGCGAGGCTCATCACCACATCCACCTCGTCAACCACGACCACAAACTCAGGGGCCGAATCAGGACACATCCGACCGCCTTGGGACTCCTCGTACGATGGAGGGTAGGAGTTCTgtctgcagaggaaaagtcatATAAAACATTAAGGACACTAGTTCAGTTGATGATGTTCACTTTACCAGGATATTGTTCACTGATTAACAGATAAGATGACTGTGAACGACCCAGAGTCGACCTAGAATTGGATTCAATCAATGGGCAGATTTTTTCCACTGTTGTTATCATTTCTCGTCAGTGGTTCACAGGTGGTCTTACCTTTCAATAGTGTAGACCTGGATGTGCCGTTCATGTTCTCCTCTGTGGTACATCTTGCTCCTCATGCTGATGCAGATGGTCCAGAAGACTCCGACGATCACAGCAAAGAAGCCGGATATGATCATGATGTAGGCCGGGATGATCCTCCACGTGTACCCGTGCTCCGTCTGCAGGGACATCAGGTAGGCCCCGCCGCAGGTCAGCACAAAACCCACCGCGGGCACGACCATATGGGCCACGGAGCACAGCTGCTTCATCACATTCATGGTCATTTTCACTCACTTGTTGCTTCTTTATCTGATTCTCCagttgctttttttcttctttctctgtccCTCTGATGGAGAGAAGTGCCTTCCCAAGTCGTGATGACACTGGTATCAGGCAGAAGGTATTTAAGGAGTCCTGTGGTTTGATCTCTTTAAGTACCTGTTCCTGTGACAATTTTTACTCTTGCctaaacataaataaatcctCTTACCAGGTTTGAGGGCAAACAAATGCTGCAGCagttgaaggtgtgtgtgagtctgtgaaaATGTCTTTGCCTCCTCAGACATAAGAGGAGGTGGCTGGGATGTTCCCGCCCTCCTGGTTGTATATTAATACAAGTTAATTAATCTGGtcaggaggaagaaagagggcGTGGagtgagacaaaaacacagtccTGGAGAACCGAGTGGTGTGAGCTCAACATATTGTTTAGTTTGTCTGACAGTAGGCTTGATTTTTGTTCTAAATGAATTACTTTTTACTGTATATGTTcaggaaatgttgtttttaccttTGGTAGAGGTAGTACAGTTTGTACTTGGAGTACAATTAATATAGCAGTGATATAAAACATACCCAAAAGTCATGAtgagtaaaagtacatttaTCATGCTAAAATATTCAtttggtaaaagtaaaagtcacaCAGATGAATAGCACCTGATTAAAAGTCTGATAGTATTTGATATTGAATGTGCTAGTAGTATCGTATCAATTGTACATGTAGTTCATAAGTCAATTatacacatgtatgtatatatttcatGCTGTGGGTCAACTGATAATCAGCCTGGCTGAATTATGATCTGATAATCAGCATTTTTCTAATAATCATTTGATTTcaatttattgtgtttattcaaattATCTTTTTATGTCAACCTCAATCTGgtaaaaaaaggtcaaaatcaCCAGTCTTTTTTAGTTTAAGCACGGCAAAGTCTGAATTCTGAGTCTTGAAGGCATCAAATTGCACATACCACCTTTAATCTACATAAGgacacttttttaaatgaatgtaaatattATGCACGGCTCATGAAATGCCTGTCAAGTTCAGCATTTGACCTCATTTAACCCTACAACATGGTCCCTGTAGTGTTGTTACCAAGTTGACCTGCTCTCGATCAAATTGCACGCTCTCTGCCTTTATGTACTGTTTAAAACATAGAACAGTTTACCGATTCAAATTGTATTTCTGGAGCAATTATATTTAGTTTATAGATTTCGAATAGCCTCAATTATTCAGACCAAATGTATAACCAGAGAGTGGCACTGTAACAGAACAACTCCTGTACATTTGGCAGCAGATCACTCTACACTTGACTCCATCTGCCTCTCAAGAAATGAGAGCTTTCTGGTAAGCGACGGCTTCATGTCTACGTCAGGAAACACATTTGATTATCTGACGGATGCGTCTCAGGCATCACAAACAGCTACACGGCTGCCAGTGACCCTGCAGTGTGGCACAGACCGTGCTGataaaatgtttcagtgttgCTCAACATCTTTTTCTTTGACACAGCACGGTGCAGAAGTCACGAGGTATCTCCTCCATAAAACTGTTTTCATGGAGCTGGAAACTGGTTCACGTGAAAACAGCATGACTGAGCACAAATAGAAAACACAATTTGAGTTTAatcagttttaaatgttatcaGCTTTGTCAGCCCATgtagttttacttttttcagaaaatgaatTCAGAGCAGCGGCTTCGCGAAATGCTCGTACTTGGCTGCATAATGTTGAATTTCTGTGTAATTCTATGcgaatatttgtttctttttgaagCTTTTCCTTGTTCATCTTCTGGTTCTCAAATATGAGATCCAGGAAATCCTATCCGATGAATGATATCCTTAGATTCTCCGTGTGTTCTTCAGCCTTGATGCTTGTAACAAACTGCAAAGTTTAAACTTCTTTCACAGTGAGGATATGACTTGAATCTGATAAAAGCTGAATGATAAAATATGTGGTAAGCCAGCCGCACCTGGAAGAAGGTCAGGTGCTCAAAACACCAATCCTTGTATTTCCTATTAAGGTCAGTGACGGTTTTTGAATACTTTTACATGCACATGGATCAGATACTCTAggctgaatgtggaaaaaaaaaacttttgtgtCCAGTTGTTTAATGGATTGCTTGCATTTGAGTTTTGCAGAGATGGACTCCGCATAAACAATCTTGGAACAAGTGAAGACAGActcttgaggaaatgtaaatataaaggaAAATCCACCGTTGTTCTGCGTGTGTGACTTCCTCTTCCGACCAACAGCCTCTACCTTGCACCTTCCTCTTTCCCCGGTCGGAGGCCTCATCATTAGTCATTGTTTGATAAAGCCAATTGTTATGAATGGCACGGCAGGCTATTTCTGGATGTTGCAACAGTATGAATGAACCCTGTCCacgcgcccccccccccccccccccctccccttaaACACTTGCTTGTAATACTGCACAGTCATGAGAGCTGCTGTTGGCACTCTGAGAAATGGTTTTACAAGCCTTATCAATCTTATCAGCGCAGAGTTAATCCCCCGAGTTCTAGATGTTGCACCACGGCGATGTTTCTGACACACCCCCTGTGTCTGATGCACATGTCAGATACAGTTTGAGCTTTCTTGATAGGCGGGGATTGCCTCCAAACTGACGGTTGGTAGTTTTGTGATCTCTGCTGATGATCTACACATTCAGCACTCTGATGCTCTGTGAGATGTCAGGCTGTGATACTCTCAACAGTACAGGTACTTTCTGCTGTTGTGAAAATTACATCCCAAAAGATTTCTCTGACAACTCTATCATATCATAAATAATCGAGGAGACCTGTTGGAAAGAACAAactcctttaaaagaaaaacaggagaacGACTCCACAATATGCTGCCCGTACAGAGGAACAATCAGAGCCAAGTGTTCACCTGCGCCGCGGTGCAATTTTCACCTGGGAATGGTTCATTGCTCGTGGGGATTTCACTGCCTGTGTCATTGCAACAGATCCACTgtagggagaaaaaaataaataaatcagatttcaaagtgtttttttttttttttcctctgtaggcttgttttatttgtataacATCCCCGtatgtggttgtgtgttttggggCCGCGTTGGAGGGGAGCTGTCGTCGGTCTGGTATGCACCTGTTTGGCACACTGCTGAAAAATGTGGAGATGTAGAGGAGAAAATAAAGGCGTCTCATTATGGTGGCTATAGGAGATAACAGAGACTGTCAGTTAACGTTAATTGAAACAACACTTGAATGGAAAGGACACATATGGTGTGTTCTCATTAATAGGATCCAGGCATGCAGCTACAgggaactgaaaaaaaaaaactatttgacCATTTGCAGGCTTGCAGAGGCCGGGGTCGTTCTCATACTTGCTTCGTGTTTTCTCCATTGTAAGGGCACCCCGGCAAGCActatatcatgttttatctaccgTACGAGGCGTCCAGTATGGCACTTTTGCTGCACTTAGATATAAGATTCAGATATCCCTCGACAAGTAAAAGTCATACATGCATGCTGACCTTTAAGGCTGATTGAGTGAATGTTAGTTATTTGATATGTTGACGGTAGTTTAACATATAAAAATGACTCATAATTGATTCATATGCTCTGTAGCAAGGTAGACATGCACAATATATCCCCTTTGACTCGTAGTGAAGAAGAAGTACGAGTTTTCACTTGTAGATAACTAATACATTCAGTGTGCCGTCTGCCACACCTGCAGTCTGTATACCCTTAAATGAAGCTTGCtcttgcacgcacacacacacacacacacacacacgcaaacacacacatgccctCTCTTAGACCTCATTATTGAGTGATAATTATagacagagcgagacagaggGCCATTAGTTGTGAGGGACGGAGTGAAGGGCCGGTTATTAATCAGCTGGACTCTGATGAGGACCTGCCATCTCCTCCGTCATTAATACACATCAGGGTCGGACTGCACACTCAGCAGTACACAAGTTCACCACATCTGAAGACGCACACCGAGCAGGCGGATGTCAGTTATTAGATTGTGTTATCGTGATCATTTGCAGCGGCAGTACCACAGCAGGTCCAGTGGGGGTGGTGTTGCATTAGTTTCTTTCCACCGGCGCCCGCAGCTTCTGAGCGAGAGCCCCTGCAGCACAGctcagttaaaaaaacaaaaacaaaaaaaaaacaaaacaatctgaaaCTAGAAAGATTTTTAAGATTCCTAACTAAAAACAATCACTCCTCCTCTACCACAGCCGGTCCAGTGGGTTCATCATGCGGAGTAGAAGTgtctctcagacacacatgtaaCTCTAATGGGATCCATTTGGAGGTGGTGGTTGGGTGTGGGGGGGGAGAAGCTTCCAGCCTGCCTGGTTTCGATAACCGTGATGCTCTGATTCACTTGGGATTTTGTGGTCGAGATTTTTCCCCgttttgtcacagattataaatCTCCCCTCAGCTCCAACATCTTTATGCGGTAAAATCAGTCACTTGCGCGGCAGACGtggtgttatttttattattttggggGGGATGATATGAAAGATAAAAGCGATATATTAAATGTGAGCTATGTGTGTTGAGAGGGAAAGTGATCTTAAAAGCCGCTcgtaaaaaaagagaaaggaagaaggagggaggtAAAAGTTAAGTAGGCAAGAAGGAGGGCAgggaaggcttttttttttttttttttttttaaacaacttttaaaactttttcatTCTCTTGTCTTTTGGTCTCCAAGTGGCTCTTTCCACGTCCGTCTGCTGGTGTTTCGTGTGCCCTTGCCTGTAGTGTTCCACCGCTCTTCCCTGTGGTAGCTGTATAAACCCTCGCAGTTGTCTGGACTAGCTGAGGCAGGAGGGGATCAATGAGGAGATCGATAGGGTCCCTGGGAGTCCTAATAGCCCTGTTACTGCTCCCTGACTCCCTGCCTGGCTGCCTGATATAGCAGCACACTAGGGGTGAGGAGGCAgtgtgtgtccgtctgtgtgtgtgtgtgtgtgtgtgtgtgtgtgtgtgcgtgtcgtCCAAACCCCGTCTACAACCCCCCGCTGAGCCTGTGCTTACACTTCGGTCATGATACAGCACAACAAGTTCAGTAATTGCGGCCATTGAAGGAGCTGATGGCGGAGGATGTGTTCACTTTCAGGTGgtacagaaagaaaagagaccTGCAAAACAACAACGATTCACGAGCGTCTCTGAAAGGAAGATTCGTtaacacaacaaacactgagGTAGCTCTACTTTACTTAAAGGGGCATTGCGCTTATTTTACTAGCCCGGCattccaacatttgtaagcgtgatgCGACTGGATAGTGTcgtgttgtgtttgtgcctaCCAAACCAAAAGCCAGCCGCTGGGGGTCTTACCCCCAATAAATGTAAGATTCAAGGACTGTGCTTCCTGGT contains:
- the LOC115582111 gene encoding transmembrane protein 252-like gives rise to the protein MTMNVMKQLCSVAHMVVPAVGFVLTCGGAYLMSLQTEHGYTWRIIPAYIMIISGFFAVIVGVFWTICISMRSKMYHRGEHERHIQVYTIERQNSYPPSYEESQGGRMCPDSAPEFVVVVDEVDVVMSLAPPLYSQDSSEAPDCTWSWEQPPRYSQVECQG